One stretch of Planifilum fulgidum DNA includes these proteins:
- a CDS encoding NifU family protein, whose product MKEQVQEVLDKLRPFIQRDGGDVELVDVVDGIVKLRLLGACGSCPSSTITLKAGIERALMEEVPGVKEVEQVL is encoded by the coding sequence ATGAAAGAACAGGTTCAAGAAGTATTGGATAAATTGCGTCCCTTCATCCAGCGCGACGGAGGGGATGTGGAACTGGTCGACGTGGTGGACGGGATCGTCAAGCTCCGCCTGCTCGGTGCCTGCGGCAGCTGCCCCAGCTCCACCATCACGTTGAAGGCCGGAATTGAACGGGCCCTGATGGAAGAAGTGCCGGGCGTCAAAGAAGTGGAACAGGTCCTCTGA
- the cysK gene encoding cysteine synthase A: MVKRIVDDVKELIGWTPMIRIKRFALPEGVSLFAKLEYFNPGGSVKDRIGLAFIREAEKSGKLKPGGTIIEPTAGNTGIGLALAAVGTGYRVIFVVPEKFSEEKQELMRALGAEVINTPTELGMKGAIEEARRLEREIPGSYCPQQFQNPANPEAHYRTTGPEIWEQMEGRVDVLVAGAGSGGTFMGVSRYLKEKNPEVRTVVVEPEGSILGGGEPGPHKTEGIGMEFIPDFVDTSYFDEIYTVPDEEAFRQVKELARREGLLVGSSSGAAFYAALREAWRAKPGTRIAVIFPDGSERYLSKQIYRGGV; the protein is encoded by the coding sequence ATGGTGAAACGGATTGTTGACGATGTGAAGGAATTGATCGGCTGGACGCCGATGATTCGGATCAAGCGGTTTGCCTTGCCGGAGGGCGTTTCCCTCTTTGCCAAGCTGGAATATTTCAACCCGGGCGGAAGCGTCAAGGATCGCATCGGGTTGGCCTTTATCCGGGAAGCGGAAAAGTCCGGCAAGCTGAAACCCGGAGGAACGATTATCGAGCCGACGGCCGGCAACACCGGCATCGGTCTGGCGCTGGCCGCCGTCGGAACAGGATATCGGGTGATCTTCGTCGTTCCCGAAAAGTTTTCCGAAGAGAAGCAGGAACTGATGCGGGCCCTGGGGGCCGAGGTGATCAACACCCCGACGGAGTTGGGGATGAAGGGAGCGATTGAGGAGGCCCGCCGACTGGAGCGGGAGATTCCGGGAAGCTACTGCCCCCAGCAGTTTCAGAATCCCGCCAATCCGGAAGCCCACTATCGGACGACGGGTCCCGAGATTTGGGAGCAGATGGAGGGGCGGGTGGATGTGTTGGTGGCCGGGGCCGGTTCGGGCGGCACCTTCATGGGGGTATCCCGCTACTTGAAAGAAAAAAATCCCGAGGTCCGCACCGTCGTGGTGGAGCCGGAAGGTTCGATCCTCGGCGGCGGAGAGCCGGGGCCGCACAAGACCGAAGGGATCGGCATGGAATTCATTCCCGATTTTGTGGACACTTCCTATTTTGACGAAATCTACACGGTGCCTGACGAGGAGGCTTTCCGCCAAGTCAAGGAATTGGCCCGCCGGGAGGGACTTTTGGTGGGCAGCTCGTCGGGAGCGGCCTTCTATGCGGCGCTCAGGGAGGCGTGGAGGGCGAAACCGGGAACGCGGATCGCGGTCATCTTTCCCGACGGCAGCGAGCGATATCTGAGCAAGCAAATTTACAGAGGGGGCGTGTGA
- a CDS encoding bifunctional cystathionine gamma-lyase/homocysteine desulfhydrase, translated as MRLDTKCIHGGVFGDPHTGAVSVPIYQVSTYKQEGIGRHRGYEYSRTGNPTRAALEQLIADLENGKRGLAFASGMAAISTVLSLFSRGDHLIVGDDVYGGTYRVLSHVFSRMGMDITHVDTSDPDQVRGAIRETTRAVLMETPSNPLLKVTDIRKIADICRERDLLLIVDNTFLTPYWQNPLDLGADIVVHSATKYLGGHSDVVAGLVVVKDEELGERLHFLQNSIGGVLGPSDAWLLIRGIKTLGLRMRQHESNARRIAEWLRERSDVGAVYYPGLPDHPGHDTASRQARGYGGMISFDVGSGERAERILSRVRYFTLAESLGAVESLISVPARMTHASIPAKRRAELGITDGLIRLSVGVEDVEDLLEDLERALAD; from the coding sequence TTGCGCTTGGACACCAAATGCATCCACGGGGGCGTGTTCGGCGATCCGCACACCGGAGCCGTCAGCGTTCCCATTTACCAGGTTTCCACCTACAAGCAGGAGGGAATCGGCCGGCACCGGGGATATGAGTATTCCCGCACCGGCAATCCCACCCGGGCCGCCCTGGAGCAATTGATTGCCGATCTGGAAAACGGAAAGAGGGGACTCGCTTTTGCCTCCGGGATGGCCGCCATCTCCACGGTCCTCTCCCTGTTCAGCAGGGGGGACCATCTGATCGTGGGGGACGATGTGTACGGCGGAACCTATCGCGTGCTAAGCCATGTTTTTTCCCGGATGGGGATGGACATCACCCACGTGGATACCAGCGACCCCGATCAGGTGCGGGGGGCGATCCGGGAAACCACCCGGGCGGTGTTGATGGAAACCCCCAGCAACCCCCTGCTCAAGGTGACCGATATCCGAAAGATCGCCGATATCTGCCGGGAACGCGATCTGCTGCTGATCGTGGACAACACGTTTCTCACTCCCTATTGGCAGAATCCGCTGGATCTGGGGGCGGACATCGTCGTCCACAGCGCCACCAAGTATTTGGGAGGACACAGCGATGTCGTGGCCGGCCTGGTGGTCGTCAAGGATGAGGAGCTGGGCGAGCGGCTTCATTTTCTGCAAAATTCCATCGGCGGCGTGCTGGGCCCAAGCGATGCCTGGCTTTTGATCCGGGGCATCAAGACCCTGGGGTTGCGCATGCGCCAACATGAGTCCAACGCCCGCCGGATCGCGGAATGGCTCAGGGAGCGGTCCGATGTGGGAGCCGTCTATTATCCCGGGCTCCCGGATCATCCCGGACATGATACGGCCTCCCGGCAGGCGCGGGGATACGGGGGCATGATCTCCTTCGATGTGGGAAGCGGAGAGCGGGCGGAGCGGATCCTGAGCCGGGTCCGTTATTTCACCCTGGCGGAGAGTCTGGGCGCCGTCGAAAGCTTGATTTCCGTTCCCGCCCGGATGACCCATGCGTCGATACCCGCGAAGCGCCGGGCGGAGCTGGGAATCACCGACGGGCTGATCCGCCTTTCCGTCGGCGTGGAGGATGTCGAAGATTTGCTGGAGGATCTGGAGCGGGCGCTGGCCGACTGA
- a CDS encoding YuzD family protein yields the protein MKKPIEVTVYGAETICAGCHNLPSSRETASWLEAALGRSYGDQVRVRYVDIHGPEGERDAEFSRRVIEEELWYPVVVIDGEVVGEGNPSLKAIRKKLEQMGAERLESLPGPPE from the coding sequence TTGAAAAAGCCGATTGAAGTGACCGTATACGGGGCAGAGACGATCTGCGCCGGTTGCCACAACCTCCCCTCCTCGCGGGAAACGGCTTCCTGGTTGGAAGCGGCGCTGGGCAGAAGTTACGGCGATCAGGTCCGCGTGCGCTATGTGGACATCCACGGCCCGGAGGGTGAGCGGGACGCGGAATTTTCCCGCCGGGTGATCGAGGAGGAACTCTGGTACCCGGTGGTGGTGATCGACGGAGAAGTGGTGGGGGAAGGGAATCCGAGCCTCAAAGCGATCAGAAAGAAACTGGAACAAATGGGGGCGGAAAGGCTGGAATCCCTTCCGGGACCGCCGGAGTAA
- a CDS encoding DUF1450 domain-containing protein yields the protein MRPIIEFCVNNLTPDVEKIKEELEKDPELDVVEYGCLGHCMTCAEGPYALVNGEVVTGETAEELLENIRRAIEEMEEFGF from the coding sequence ATGCGGCCGATCATCGAGTTTTGCGTGAACAACCTCACGCCGGACGTGGAGAAAATAAAGGAGGAATTGGAAAAGGATCCGGAACTGGACGTGGTGGAGTACGGATGCCTCGGCCACTGCATGACCTGCGCCGAAGGCCCCTATGCTCTGGTCAACGGTGAGGTGGTGACGGGAGAGACGGCGGAGGAACTTTTGGAAAACATCCGCAGGGCGATCGAGGAGATGGAGGAGTTCGGCTTTTGA
- a CDS encoding ATP-binding protein, protein MKRKVRLQTRLILWMTALLTSVVGMMGFLFYGILVDAVEEQIGKRALSLAKTVAADPELREAFSREEPWRHIQPIAERARINSGAEFVVVGNEHGVRYSHPVPERIGKEMVGGDNGPVLLEGKSFVSRAVGSLGPSLRGKTPVLDDEGRVIGIVSVGFMIEDIEKITWGYLKRMMMFLFPALGLGVAGAVLLARKIKRDTLGLEPDEISALYKERNAVLQAVREGIIVMDREERVRLINQAACDMLSLPSDEVRGRPIREILPQTRMPEVLRTGETHLNRVMTIRGKELLINRYPIRDKGGKVTGVVASFRLRSEMDELNRQLSQVSRYAEVLRAQTHEFKNILYTISGLIQLGSHREALDLIHRETEVGRDLIRLVVKRIPDPWLGGILLGFYSRARELKVEFVIDPDSRLMRLPDHLPRQYLVSILGNLITNAFEAVENRPEGKRKVKLYLGDTGGEILLEVEDSGPGVPAGLIPRIFEKGFSTKPGDNRGFGLAKAKELAEEMGGYLAIERGELGGALFSVSLPKNLEEPCREREGNRNDGQADRSVDCRG, encoded by the coding sequence ATGAAGAGGAAAGTACGCCTTCAAACCCGGTTGATCCTCTGGATGACGGCGCTTTTGACGTCGGTGGTCGGAATGATGGGTTTTTTGTTTTACGGGATTCTGGTGGACGCCGTGGAGGAACAAATCGGGAAACGTGCCCTCAGTTTGGCGAAGACCGTCGCGGCGGATCCCGAACTGAGGGAGGCCTTCTCCCGGGAGGAACCCTGGCGCCATATCCAGCCCATCGCCGAACGGGCGCGCATCAACTCCGGTGCGGAGTTCGTGGTGGTGGGAAACGAGCACGGGGTGAGGTATTCACATCCGGTTCCGGAACGGATCGGAAAGGAGATGGTCGGCGGGGACAACGGACCGGTCCTCCTGGAGGGAAAGTCCTTCGTCTCACGGGCGGTGGGCAGTCTCGGGCCGTCTCTCAGGGGAAAGACGCCCGTCTTGGATGACGAGGGACGCGTGATCGGGATCGTGTCGGTGGGCTTTATGATCGAGGACATCGAAAAGATCACCTGGGGCTATCTGAAGCGGATGATGATGTTTCTGTTTCCGGCGTTGGGCTTGGGAGTGGCGGGGGCGGTTCTGCTCGCCCGGAAGATCAAGCGGGACACCCTCGGTCTGGAACCGGATGAAATCTCTGCATTGTACAAGGAAAGGAACGCGGTGCTCCAGGCCGTCCGGGAGGGGATCATCGTGATGGACCGGGAAGAGAGGGTGCGGCTGATCAACCAGGCGGCCTGCGACATGTTGTCCCTGCCCTCGGACGAGGTGCGGGGGCGCCCCATCCGGGAGATTCTGCCGCAAACCCGGATGCCCGAGGTGCTCCGCACCGGGGAGACGCATCTCAACCGGGTGATGACCATCCGGGGAAAGGAACTGCTCATCAACCGCTATCCGATCCGGGATAAAGGCGGAAAAGTGACGGGCGTGGTGGCCAGCTTTCGTCTTAGGTCGGAGATGGATGAGCTGAACCGGCAATTGTCCCAGGTTTCCCGCTACGCGGAAGTGCTCCGGGCGCAAACCCATGAGTTTAAAAACATTCTGTATACCATATCGGGTCTGATCCAGCTCGGATCCCACCGGGAAGCCCTGGATCTGATCCACCGGGAGACGGAGGTGGGACGGGACCTGATCCGGCTGGTGGTCAAACGGATTCCCGATCCCTGGTTGGGCGGGATTCTTCTCGGGTTTTACAGCCGGGCCCGGGAGCTGAAGGTGGAGTTTGTGATCGATCCCGACAGCCGGCTTATGCGGCTTCCGGACCATCTTCCGCGGCAATACCTGGTCAGCATCCTGGGCAATCTGATCACCAATGCCTTTGAAGCGGTGGAAAACCGTCCGGAGGGAAAAAGGAAAGTGAAGCTTTATCTGGGAGATACCGGAGGCGAAATCCTGTTGGAGGTGGAAGATTCGGGTCCGGGGGTGCCTGCCGGGCTGATTCCCCGCATTTTTGAAAAGGGGTTTTCGACGAAACCGGGGGACAACCGGGGATTCGGTCTGGCGAAGGCGAAAGAGCTGGCGGAAGAAATGGGAGGATATCTCGCCATTGAACGGGGCGAGCTGGGCGGAGCCCTCTTTTCCGTCAGCCTGCCCAAAAACTTGGAAGAGCCGTGTCGGGAAAGGGAGGGAAATCGGAATGACGGACAAGCCGATCGAAGTGTTGATTGTCGAGGATGA
- a CDS encoding response regulator, which produces MTDKPIEVLIVEDDPRIAEINRRFTEKEEGFSVVGIARTGEEAVTWLEVVEPRLVLLDIYLPDMRGTELVRRIRGEGKDTDIIMITAAGETEIVQEAIRGGVVDFIVKPIQMERFLKTLQNYRRRLERLKASGTMTQQEIDRLWNPGTADTASRWAGVREVPKGIDPLTLEKVVSVLRASPPPGMTAEETGQAIGASRSTARRYLEYLVSVGEAVADVSYGSVGRPERRYVLKSAGKGVPK; this is translated from the coding sequence ATGACGGACAAGCCGATCGAAGTGTTGATTGTCGAGGATGACCCCCGCATCGCCGAAATCAACCGGCGATTCACGGAGAAAGAGGAAGGGTTCTCTGTAGTCGGCATCGCCCGGACGGGGGAGGAAGCCGTCACCTGGCTGGAAGTGGTGGAGCCCCGTTTGGTGCTGTTGGACATTTACCTTCCCGACATGCGGGGAACGGAGCTGGTCCGCCGCATCCGGGGGGAGGGAAAGGATACGGACATCATCATGATCACGGCCGCCGGGGAGACGGAAATCGTTCAGGAGGCGATCCGGGGAGGGGTTGTCGATTTCATCGTCAAGCCGATCCAGATGGAGCGATTTCTGAAGACCCTTCAAAACTACCGGCGGCGGTTGGAAAGGCTGAAAGCCTCCGGAACCATGACCCAGCAGGAAATCGACCGGTTGTGGAATCCGGGAACGGCGGACACCGCTTCCCGATGGGCGGGGGTCCGGGAGGTCCCCAAGGGGATCGATCCCCTCACCCTGGAAAAAGTGGTGTCCGTCCTCCGCGCTTCTCCTCCGCCGGGTATGACGGCGGAAGAGACGGGCCAGGCGATCGGAGCCAGCCGCTCCACCGCCCGCCGCTACCTGGAATATCTCGTTTCCGTCGGGGAGGCCGTCGCCGACGTTTCCTACGGATCGGTGGGAAGGCCGGAGCGGCGGTATGTCCTGAAGTCCGCTGGAAAAGGGGTGCCGAAGTGA
- a CDS encoding tripartite tricarboxylate transporter substrate binding protein → MRRKIFGSALLSGILALILAACGAGRDPFAEKSGGSGYPEKPITVVAPSGAGGGWDLTARSLAKVLTETKLVEQPITVENRPGGGGAVFLAEYATADKNNPYKLFVNSPPLLINNLKKEGNSPYGFRDTTPLAQLTRDYGAIVVQKSSKYRDIRSLVDDLKKDPKRVTLAGGSAPGSMDHLIAVLPAYKSGIDPKKLKYVSYDGGGEAIAALLGGNADAIATDASAVGEYVKAGKVRVLAVTSPKRMGGILKDVPTLKEEGIDAEFTIWRGVFGPKQMPDEVKRFWDEKLKALQESEEWQKELEKNNWESEYRNSRDFAAFLEEQEQQIRELLESMGMAK, encoded by the coding sequence ATGAGAAGAAAAATCTTCGGTTCGGCTCTGCTGTCGGGCATTCTCGCCCTGATCCTCGCCGCCTGCGGCGCGGGAAGGGATCCCTTCGCCGAAAAAAGCGGGGGCTCCGGATATCCGGAGAAGCCGATCACGGTGGTGGCCCCCTCCGGCGCCGGAGGAGGCTGGGATCTGACCGCCCGCTCCCTCGCCAAGGTGCTGACCGAAACCAAGCTGGTGGAGCAACCGATCACCGTGGAAAACAGACCCGGGGGCGGCGGGGCGGTCTTTTTGGCGGAATACGCGACCGCGGACAAGAACAATCCCTACAAGCTGTTTGTCAACTCCCCGCCCCTTTTGATCAACAACCTGAAAAAGGAAGGCAACAGTCCCTACGGTTTCAGGGACACGACGCCGCTGGCCCAGTTGACCCGGGACTACGGTGCCATCGTGGTGCAAAAGAGTTCCAAATACCGGGACATTCGGTCCCTCGTCGACGATTTGAAAAAGGATCCGAAGCGCGTCACGCTGGCGGGAGGCTCCGCTCCCGGCTCCATGGACCATCTGATCGCCGTTCTGCCCGCTTACAAATCGGGGATCGATCCGAAAAAACTGAAATACGTCTCCTATGACGGAGGCGGCGAAGCCATCGCGGCGTTGCTGGGCGGAAATGCCGACGCCATCGCCACCGATGCCTCCGCCGTCGGAGAGTACGTGAAGGCGGGCAAAGTGAGGGTATTGGCCGTCACTTCCCCCAAGCGGATGGGAGGCATCTTGAAGGACGTCCCCACGCTGAAAGAAGAGGGGATCGACGCCGAATTCACCATCTGGCGCGGCGTTTTCGGCCCCAAGCAAATGCCCGACGAGGTGAAGCGGTTCTGGGATGAGAAACTGAAGGCGCTTCAGGAGTCGGAAGAGTGGCAAAAGGAACTGGAAAAAAACAATTGGGAAAGCGAGTACCGTAACAGCCGGGACTTTGCCGCCTTCCTGGAGGAGCAGGAACAGCAGATTCGGGAGCTCCTGGAATCGATGGGCATGGCCAAATGA
- a CDS encoding tripartite tricarboxylate transporter TctB family protein: MHRIFDRSASLIFAAVGAAFILGARNLSSTAYGSQVGPDIFPMGLGAILILLSLRLFFETFRYPEKEKSGNRGNLDWRRFGGMLAAALLYALLLEPLGYVLSTFLFLFVGFQLIERGGRMRSALVAAAFSGGVYFLYAVVMKGTLPGWPVWIAG, encoded by the coding sequence ATGCATCGCATCTTCGACCGGTCCGCCAGCCTGATTTTCGCCGCCGTCGGCGCCGCCTTCATCCTGGGGGCCCGCAACCTGTCTTCCACCGCTTACGGCTCCCAGGTCGGACCGGACATTTTTCCGATGGGGCTGGGCGCGATTCTGATTCTGCTGAGCCTTCGCCTCTTTTTCGAAACCTTCCGTTATCCCGAAAAAGAGAAATCGGGGAACAGGGGGAATTTGGATTGGCGCCGTTTCGGAGGGATGCTGGCCGCCGCCCTCCTTTACGCTCTGCTGTTGGAACCTCTCGGGTACGTGCTTTCCACCTTTTTGTTCCTGTTTGTCGGGTTTCAGTTGATCGAGCGGGGCGGCAGGATGCGCTCCGCTCTGGTGGCCGCCGCCTTTTCCGGAGGAGTTTACTTTCTGTACGCCGTCGTCATGAAGGGAACGCTGCCGGGATGGCCCGTCTGGATTGCGGGATGA
- a CDS encoding tripartite tricarboxylate transporter permease has translation MESLEYLMKGFLVAFQWHNLLFAFVGVLIGTAVGVLPGIGPMSGVALLIPITATMTGGMPPEHAATSAIILLAGIYYGAMYGGSTTSILLNTPGESSSVVTTLDGYQMARQGKAGSALAIAAIGSFVAGLIALIGLVFLSEPLSDLALRFGPAEYFSLMVLGLCAVSGLAGKSMTKALIMTVFGLLLGTIGVDNVSGVARFTFDMPVLYQGLEFLTVAVGLFALGEVFKTLLVREDGPGGIPRVGRVLPGRDDLKRSAPAILRGSLLGFFVGVLPGAGATMASFFSYILEKKWSKHPERFGKGAIEGVAGPESANNAASGGALIPLLTLGIPGSGTTAILLGAFIMYNVQPGPLLFDEHPMVAWGLIASMFVGNVMLLILNLPLVKVFAKIIVTPRRYLLPIIIAISVFGVYAVQINTFDLILLVAFGVIGMVLARHEYPLAPLVLGLVLGPMIENNMRRALTASNGDFMIFLEKPISLTFLLLALLWMILPLVLKWRRKGILSEEEA, from the coding sequence ATGGAGTCTTTGGAATATTTGATGAAGGGGTTTCTCGTCGCCTTTCAGTGGCACAATCTGCTGTTCGCTTTTGTCGGGGTGCTGATCGGCACGGCCGTCGGCGTGCTGCCGGGGATCGGCCCCATGAGCGGAGTGGCCCTCTTGATTCCCATCACGGCGACGATGACCGGCGGAATGCCGCCGGAACACGCGGCCACCAGCGCCATCATCCTGCTGGCCGGGATTTACTACGGAGCGATGTACGGCGGGTCGACCACCTCCATTCTCCTGAACACCCCCGGCGAATCCTCCTCCGTGGTCACCACCCTGGACGGTTACCAGATGGCCCGGCAGGGAAAGGCGGGTTCCGCTCTGGCCATCGCGGCGATCGGTTCCTTCGTCGCCGGGTTGATCGCGCTGATAGGGCTGGTGTTCCTGTCGGAGCCCCTGTCCGATTTGGCGCTCCGCTTCGGGCCGGCGGAATATTTTTCCCTGATGGTTTTGGGGCTGTGCGCCGTCAGCGGCCTGGCGGGAAAATCCATGACCAAGGCGTTGATCATGACCGTTTTCGGCCTGCTTTTGGGGACGATCGGAGTGGACAACGTATCCGGAGTGGCCCGTTTCACCTTCGATATGCCGGTCCTGTACCAGGGTCTGGAGTTTCTCACCGTCGCCGTGGGCTTGTTCGCCCTGGGCGAAGTTTTTAAAACCCTTCTGGTAAGGGAGGATGGACCGGGCGGCATCCCTCGGGTGGGGAGGGTGCTTCCCGGACGCGACGACCTGAAACGAAGCGCTCCCGCCATCCTTCGCGGTTCCCTCCTCGGCTTTTTCGTCGGAGTCCTGCCCGGTGCGGGCGCCACAATGGCCTCTTTCTTTTCGTACATTCTGGAGAAGAAGTGGAGCAAGCACCCGGAACGATTCGGCAAGGGTGCGATTGAAGGAGTGGCCGGTCCGGAGTCGGCCAACAACGCCGCGTCCGGCGGGGCGTTGATTCCGCTCCTCACCCTGGGGATTCCCGGGTCCGGGACGACGGCGATCCTGTTGGGGGCTTTCATCATGTACAACGTCCAGCCGGGGCCGCTTTTGTTCGATGAACATCCGATGGTGGCCTGGGGATTGATCGCCAGCATGTTCGTGGGCAATGTGATGCTTCTCATCCTGAACCTGCCCCTGGTCAAGGTGTTTGCCAAGATCATCGTCACTCCCCGGCGATATCTGCTCCCCATCATCATCGCCATCTCGGTGTTCGGCGTCTACGCCGTCCAGATCAACACCTTCGATCTGATCCTGCTGGTCGCCTTCGGGGTGATCGGGATGGTCCTGGCCCGGCATGAGTATCCCTTGGCGCCGCTGGTGTTGGGGCTGGTGTTGGGACCGATGATCGAAAACAACATGCGGAGGGCCTTGACCGCCTCCAACGGCGACTTCATGATCTTCCTGGAAAAACCCATTTCCCTGACCTTTCTCCTCCTCGCGCTCCTGTGGATGATTCTCCCGCTGGTTCTCAAGTGGCGCAGAAAGGGGATCCTTTCGGAAGAGGAGGCCTGA